From Micromonospora sp. NBC_01699, a single genomic window includes:
- a CDS encoding sulfatase-like hydrolase/transferase — protein sequence MADSPAPPDVPPRGRLSRWWRAELAALLEIVALCGLVVTQPLLDVTGRSPDFFLFYGAGPVEVLLLVAAFTVPLPLLVWAVGAFTRPVGPAVRAAVHTVSVGLLLAALAIQVGKHLLPWRGPTLVLVSLLVGTVGAYAHRRWRAAGQLLRIASVGPLVFVLLFVFASPASAVVLPAGRGSGPGAANGAASHPPVVILVLDELPLVSLLGDDGRVDASRFPNFAALAGGSTWYRNATGVSGWTPYALPAMLTGRYPSSARAPHYSQYPDNLFTALGGTYDLRVQESISQLCPPSLCAERTAPASGGLPELLRESAGLLRQIALPVDVPDDPESSYREATRQEAQIEEQEEQPGPTDPRFGWGALDANQPARFTRFLADLRPADKPTLHFLHLLMPHTPWSYLPSGIRYDSPPGVPNDGDGWVELARERHLLQLGYTDRLIGETLRTLRETGLYDDALVVVTADHGLSFTPGVQGRGRAAIDRSPGEVAWVPLFVKEPGQRDGRVDDRNWEHVDLLPTIADRAGVEVPWPVEGLVAPGARRERSEKRFHDQPTFPLLLPGDTFADVISGAARPALRAPPSPELVGRRVAELSVSDDRTGVSVTDRAAFDDVDPAGGRLPALVCGTVPASVRTGARIAVAVNGRIGAVVPVVDPDKRGRRFGALLSDESLFVPGANRLELFLVSDGQTLHRLHL from the coding sequence GTGGCTGACTCGCCGGCCCCGCCCGACGTACCGCCCCGGGGTCGGCTGTCCCGCTGGTGGCGGGCCGAGCTGGCAGCGCTGCTGGAGATCGTGGCGCTCTGCGGGCTGGTCGTCACCCAACCGCTGCTCGACGTCACCGGGCGCAGCCCCGACTTCTTCCTGTTCTACGGCGCCGGACCGGTCGAGGTCCTGCTGCTGGTGGCCGCCTTCACCGTCCCGCTGCCGCTGCTGGTCTGGGCGGTCGGCGCGTTCACCCGGCCGGTCGGGCCGGCGGTCCGGGCCGCCGTGCACACGGTCTCGGTCGGGCTGCTGCTCGCCGCGCTCGCGATCCAGGTCGGCAAGCACCTGCTGCCGTGGCGTGGACCGACCCTGGTGCTGGTCTCGCTGCTGGTCGGCACCGTCGGCGCGTACGCCCACCGGCGCTGGCGGGCCGCCGGCCAGCTGCTGCGGATCGCCTCGGTCGGGCCACTGGTGTTCGTCCTGCTCTTCGTCTTCGCCTCACCGGCCTCGGCGGTCGTGCTGCCGGCCGGGCGGGGCTCGGGCCCCGGCGCCGCCAACGGTGCGGCCAGTCATCCACCGGTGGTGATACTCGTCCTGGACGAGCTGCCGCTGGTCTCGCTGCTCGGCGACGACGGCCGGGTCGACGCGTCGCGGTTCCCGAACTTCGCCGCGCTGGCCGGCGGATCGACCTGGTACCGCAACGCCACCGGGGTGAGCGGCTGGACCCCGTACGCGTTGCCGGCGATGCTCACCGGCCGCTACCCGTCGTCGGCCCGCGCCCCGCACTACTCGCAGTACCCGGACAACCTGTTCACGGCGCTGGGCGGGACGTACGACCTGAGGGTGCAGGAGAGCATCAGCCAGCTCTGTCCGCCCAGCCTGTGTGCCGAGCGCACGGCACCGGCCAGCGGCGGCCTGCCGGAGCTGCTGCGGGAGAGCGCCGGACTGCTCCGCCAGATCGCCCTGCCGGTCGACGTGCCGGACGACCCGGAGTCGTCGTACCGGGAGGCCACCCGGCAGGAGGCGCAGATCGAGGAGCAGGAGGAGCAGCCGGGGCCGACCGACCCGAGGTTCGGGTGGGGCGCGCTGGACGCCAACCAGCCGGCCCGGTTCACCCGGTTCCTCGCCGACCTGCGTCCCGCCGACAAGCCCACCCTGCACTTCCTGCACCTGCTGATGCCGCACACGCCGTGGAGCTACCTGCCGTCCGGGATCCGGTACGACTCACCACCGGGCGTACCCAACGACGGTGACGGCTGGGTCGAACTCGCCCGCGAGCGCCACCTGCTGCAACTCGGCTACACCGACCGGTTGATCGGCGAGACGCTACGTACCCTGCGGGAAACCGGTCTGTACGACGACGCCCTGGTGGTGGTGACCGCCGACCACGGCCTCAGCTTCACCCCCGGCGTGCAGGGCCGGGGCCGGGCGGCGATCGACCGGTCCCCCGGCGAGGTGGCCTGGGTGCCGCTGTTCGTCAAGGAACCGGGGCAGCGCGACGGTCGGGTCGACGACCGCAACTGGGAGCACGTCGACCTGCTGCCGACCATCGCCGACCGGGCCGGGGTGGAGGTCCCGTGGCCGGTGGAGGGCCTGGTCGCGCCGGGTGCCCGCCGGGAACGGTCGGAGAAGCGGTTCCACGACCAGCCGACGTTTCCCCTGCTACTTCCCGGCGACACCTTCGCCGACGTGATCAGCGGCGCGGCCCGGCCGGCACTGCGCGCGCCCCCGTCACCGGAACTGGTCGGCCGTCGGGTCGCTGAGCTGTCGGTCAGCGACGACCGTACCGGGGTCAGCGTGACCGACCGGGCCGCCTTCGACGATGTCGACCCGGCCGGCGGCCGGTTGCCGGCGCTGGTCTGCGGCACCGTCCCGGCCTCGGTCCGTACCGGTGCCCGGATCGCGGTAGCGGTCAACGGTCGGATCGGGGCGGTTGTCCCGGTGGTCGACCCGGACAAGCGCGGTCGTCGCTTCGGTGCCCTGTTGAGCGATGAGTCGCTGTTCGTCCCCGGAGCGAACCGACTGGAGTTGTTCCTGGTCAGTGACGGGCAGACGTTACATCGGTTACACCTGTGA
- a CDS encoding citrate synthase, whose product MTDVKLDHPGGQLSMPVRPAVEGPSGIGVGKLLGETGYVTYDPGFVNTAACSSEITYIDGDAGILRYRGYPIDQLAEKASFLEVSYLLIYGELPTAQQLTEFSEWIRRHSLLHEEMRRFFDGFPRDAHPMAVLSSAVSAISTFYQDSLDPFDPEHVEISTVRLMAKVPTIASYAYKKSIGQAQLYPDNSLGYVENFLRLTFGVPAEEYEVDPVVARVLDMLFVLHADHEQNCSTSTVRLVGSSQANLFASVSAGVNALFGPLHGGANQAVLEMLEGIRADGGDVNAFVRRVKAKEQGVKLMGFGHRVYKNYDPRAAIVKKAAQDVLARMNKPDPLLDLALQLEEIALADDFFVSRRLYPNVDFYTGLIYKAMGFPTKMFTVLFALGRLPGWIAQWREMISDPETKIGRPRQLYTGAGERAFLPVDQR is encoded by the coding sequence ATGACGGATGTCAAGCTCGACCACCCCGGCGGGCAACTGTCTATGCCGGTGCGGCCCGCTGTCGAGGGCCCGTCCGGGATCGGCGTCGGCAAGCTGTTGGGCGAGACCGGGTACGTCACCTACGACCCTGGTTTCGTCAACACCGCCGCCTGCTCCTCGGAGATCACCTACATCGACGGGGACGCTGGGATTCTCCGCTACCGCGGGTACCCCATCGACCAGTTGGCGGAGAAGGCCTCGTTCCTGGAGGTCTCCTACCTGCTGATCTACGGCGAGCTGCCGACCGCCCAGCAGCTCACCGAGTTCAGCGAGTGGATCCGCCGGCACTCGCTGCTCCACGAAGAGATGCGGCGCTTCTTCGACGGGTTCCCGCGCGACGCGCACCCGATGGCGGTGCTCTCCTCGGCGGTGAGTGCCATCTCGACCTTCTACCAGGACAGCCTGGACCCGTTCGATCCCGAGCACGTCGAGATCTCCACCGTGCGCCTGATGGCCAAGGTGCCGACGATCGCGTCGTACGCGTACAAGAAGTCGATCGGCCAGGCGCAGCTCTATCCGGACAACTCGCTCGGGTACGTGGAGAACTTCCTGCGCCTGACGTTCGGCGTACCGGCCGAGGAGTACGAGGTCGACCCGGTGGTCGCCCGCGTGCTCGACATGCTGTTCGTGCTGCACGCCGACCACGAGCAGAACTGCTCCACCTCCACCGTCCGGCTGGTCGGCTCCAGCCAGGCCAACCTGTTCGCCTCGGTTTCGGCCGGGGTGAACGCGCTCTTCGGGCCCCTGCACGGCGGCGCGAACCAGGCGGTCCTGGAGATGCTTGAGGGCATCCGCGCCGACGGCGGGGACGTCAACGCCTTCGTGCGCCGGGTCAAGGCCAAGGAGCAGGGCGTCAAGCTGATGGGCTTCGGCCACCGGGTCTACAAGAACTACGACCCGAGGGCGGCCATCGTCAAGAAGGCCGCGCAGGACGTACTGGCCCGGATGAACAAGCCGGACCCGCTGCTCGACCTCGCCCTGCAACTGGAGGAGATCGCGCTCGCCGACGACTTCTTCGTGTCCCGCCGGCTCTACCCGAACGTGGACTTCTACACCGGCCTGATCTACAAGGCCATGGGGTTCCCGACGAAGATGTTCACCGTGCTCTTCGCACTCGGCCGGCTGCCCGGCTGGATCGCCCAGTGGCGCGAGATGATCTCCGACCCGGAGACCAAGATCGGCCGCCCTCGGCAGCTCTACACCGGTGCCGGCGAGCGGGCGTTTCTCCCGGTCGACCAGCGCTGA
- a CDS encoding glycosyltransferase family 4 protein, which translates to MTTRRVGEHLANGSSGQDLPCRPNPTSRPQHGLPTATGGPVEARQRILMLSWEYPPVLVGGLGRHVHALSVALAAAGHDVTVITRHADNTPYEEYADGVRIIRAPEDPVTFPLATDSLLAWTMAFNHTLTRAALRANNTSTGYDVIHAHDWLVAHTAINLKEHLDIPLVTTIHATEAGRHQGWLPGDMNRSIHSMEWWLSHESDRVITCSGYMRDQVNNLFNLPTTQIDVVPNGVETHRWQASAAAVAAARKRFAGDGPLVTFAGRLVYEKGVQHLIAGLPRLRREHPGLRLVIAGDGPYRGELEADIDRYGVRGAVTMPGFLGGSDLPAMMAASDCFAVPSIYEPFGMVALEGAAAGAPLAVAATGGLAEIVQTGVTGMTFEPKDPDALADAVHALLVDSDRARQLARRARRMVADDYGWASIAQRTSATYATAIGRAAEFTTEQAAHRMAHGRPVLDIPAGNLLAAVGAR; encoded by the coding sequence GTGACGACCCGACGGGTCGGCGAGCACCTCGCGAACGGTTCCAGCGGTCAGGACCTGCCCTGCCGCCCCAACCCCACCTCCCGCCCGCAGCACGGGCTGCCGACCGCCACCGGCGGTCCGGTCGAGGCCCGGCAGCGGATTCTGATGCTCTCCTGGGAATACCCACCCGTCCTCGTCGGCGGACTCGGCCGACACGTCCACGCCCTCTCCGTCGCCCTCGCCGCCGCCGGCCACGACGTCACCGTCATCACCCGCCACGCCGACAACACCCCCTACGAGGAATACGCCGACGGCGTCCGCATCATCCGCGCCCCCGAAGACCCCGTCACCTTCCCCCTCGCCACCGACTCCCTCCTCGCCTGGACCATGGCCTTCAACCACACCCTCACCCGCGCCGCCCTCCGCGCCAACAACACCAGCACCGGCTACGACGTCATCCACGCCCACGACTGGCTCGTCGCCCACACCGCCATCAACCTCAAAGAACACCTCGACATCCCCCTCGTCACCACCATCCACGCCACCGAAGCCGGCCGACACCAAGGCTGGCTCCCCGGCGACATGAACCGCTCCATCCACTCCATGGAATGGTGGCTCAGCCACGAATCCGACCGCGTCATCACCTGCTCCGGCTACATGCGCGACCAGGTCAACAACCTCTTCAACCTCCCCACCACCCAAATCGACGTCGTACCCAACGGGGTGGAGACGCACCGCTGGCAGGCCAGTGCCGCCGCCGTCGCCGCCGCCCGCAAGCGCTTCGCCGGGGACGGACCGCTGGTCACCTTCGCCGGCCGGCTGGTCTACGAGAAGGGCGTCCAGCACCTCATCGCCGGGCTGCCCCGGCTGCGCCGGGAACACCCCGGACTGCGCCTGGTGATCGCCGGCGACGGACCGTACCGGGGTGAGCTGGAGGCCGACATCGACCGGTACGGGGTACGGGGCGCGGTCACCATGCCGGGCTTCCTCGGTGGTTCCGACCTGCCGGCGATGATGGCCGCGTCGGACTGTTTCGCGGTGCCGAGCATCTACGAACCGTTCGGCATGGTGGCGCTGGAGGGTGCCGCGGCCGGTGCCCCGCTGGCGGTCGCCGCCACCGGTGGGCTGGCCGAGATCGTCCAAACCGGGGTGACCGGGATGACCTTCGAGCCGAAGGACCCGGACGCGCTCGCGGACGCCGTACACGCCCTGCTGGTCGACAGTGACCGGGCACGGCAACTGGCCCGCCGGGCCCGCCGGATGGTGGCCGACGACTACGGCTGGGCGTCGATCGCCCAGCGCACCTCGGCGACGTACGCCACGGCGATCGGCCGGGCCGCCGAGTTCACCACCGAGCAGGCGGCGCACCGGATGGCGCACGGCCGCCCGGTGCTGGACATCCCGGCGGGGAACCTGCTCGCCGCCGTCGGCGCCCGCTGA
- a CDS encoding glutamate--cysteine ligase, with translation MGEEVGPRTFTREDRARYREKIRHCLDVFAEMLREARFDVERPLTGMEIELNLVDEHSLPAMRNAEVLAAVADPQFQTELGQFNVEINVAPRQLSGTGTADFEADVRASLNSANLKARTVDTQLVMIGILPTLRTDHLTVDALSANPRYTLLNEQIFAARGENLPIRIAGVERLETTTDTITPEAACTSTQFHVQVSPGQFAAYWNAAQAIAGIQIALGANAPFLFGRELWRETRIPLFEQSTDTRPEEIKAQGVRPRVWFGERWITSVFDLFEENVRYFPALLPICDAEQPAATLARGGIPALSELRLHNGTVYRWNRPVYDVVHGRPHLRVENRVLPAGPTVVDTIANAAFYFGLVRSLAESDRPLWSQMSFSAAEENFHTCARQGIAAQVYWPGLGYLPVTELVLRRLLPMARAGLDRWGLAAAESERLLGIIEQRCLTGRNGATWQVATLHELERAGGLDRPAALCEVLRRYIPLMHSNQPVHEWPYPG, from the coding sequence ATGGGTGAAGAGGTAGGCCCGCGGACGTTCACGCGTGAGGACCGCGCGCGGTACCGGGAGAAGATCCGGCACTGCCTGGACGTCTTCGCCGAGATGCTGCGCGAGGCCCGGTTCGACGTCGAGCGCCCACTGACCGGGATGGAGATCGAACTCAACCTGGTCGACGAGCACTCGCTGCCGGCGATGCGCAACGCCGAGGTGCTCGCCGCGGTCGCCGACCCGCAGTTCCAGACCGAGCTGGGACAGTTCAACGTCGAGATCAACGTGGCGCCGCGCCAGCTCTCCGGAACCGGCACGGCCGACTTCGAAGCCGACGTACGGGCGAGCCTCAACTCGGCGAACCTGAAGGCCCGTACGGTCGACACCCAGCTGGTCATGATCGGCATCCTGCCCACCCTGCGAACCGACCACCTCACCGTCGACGCGCTGTCGGCGAACCCCCGCTACACCCTGCTCAACGAGCAGATCTTCGCCGCCCGGGGGGAGAACCTGCCGATCCGGATCGCCGGGGTGGAGCGGCTGGAGACGACCACCGACACCATCACCCCCGAGGCCGCCTGCACCAGCACCCAGTTCCACGTGCAGGTCAGTCCGGGCCAGTTCGCGGCGTACTGGAACGCCGCCCAGGCGATCGCCGGGATCCAGATCGCGCTCGGCGCCAACGCCCCGTTCCTGTTCGGCCGGGAACTGTGGCGGGAGACCCGGATCCCGCTGTTCGAACAGTCCACCGACACCCGGCCGGAAGAGATCAAAGCCCAGGGCGTACGGCCTCGGGTGTGGTTCGGGGAACGCTGGATCACCTCGGTGTTCGACCTGTTCGAGGAGAACGTCCGCTACTTCCCCGCGCTGCTGCCGATCTGCGACGCCGAGCAGCCGGCGGCCACCCTCGCCCGAGGCGGCATTCCCGCCCTGTCCGAGCTGCGGCTGCACAACGGCACCGTCTACCGCTGGAACCGCCCGGTGTACGACGTGGTCCACGGGCGCCCGCACCTGCGGGTCGAGAACCGGGTGCTGCCGGCCGGACCGACGGTGGTCGACACCATCGCCAACGCCGCCTTCTACTTCGGGCTGGTCCGCAGCCTGGCCGAGTCCGACCGGCCACTCTGGTCGCAGATGTCGTTCAGCGCCGCCGAGGAGAACTTCCACACCTGCGCCCGGCAGGGCATCGCCGCCCAGGTCTACTGGCCCGGTCTGGGCTACCTGCCGGTGACCGAACTGGTGCTGCGCCGGCTGCTGCCGATGGCCCGCGCCGGCCTGGACCGGTGGGGGCTGGCAGCGGCCGAGTCGGAGCGGCTGCTGGGCATCATCGAGCAGCGCTGCCTGACCGGCCGCAACGGGGCGACCTGGCAGGTGGCGACGCTGCACGAGCTCGAACGGGCCGGCGGCCTTGACCGCCCGGCCGCGCTGTGCGAGGTGCTGCGCCGCTACATCCCGCTGATGCACAGCAACCAGCCGGTGCACGAGTGGCCGTACCCCGGCTGA
- a CDS encoding DUF3817 domain-containing protein: protein MRRTAQKLFVVAAIAEAISWLALLTGMIFKYGPTGNEIGVQIFGPIHGGLFVAYVGLVLLVSRLGRWSWLVTLVALACAVPPLATLGFERWARRRGLLADPAPAPTPVPVA from the coding sequence ATGCGGCGTACGGCGCAGAAACTGTTCGTGGTGGCCGCGATCGCGGAGGCGATCTCCTGGCTGGCGCTGCTGACCGGAATGATCTTCAAGTACGGTCCGACCGGGAACGAGATCGGCGTACAGATCTTCGGCCCGATCCACGGCGGCCTGTTCGTCGCCTACGTCGGGCTGGTCCTGCTGGTCAGTCGCCTGGGCCGGTGGAGCTGGCTGGTGACGTTGGTGGCGCTGGCCTGCGCGGTGCCACCGCTGGCGACGCTCGGGTTCGAGCGCTGGGCCCGCCGCCGGGGCCTGCTGGCCGACCCCGCACCGGCCCCGACCCCGGTGCCGGTGGCCTGA
- a CDS encoding baeRF2 domain-containing protein has product MELSFLRPIYARPGPWASVYLDASRDSQDARPALDLRWRALRERLAEQRADPATVAALDSVVRGHDPMAGDYGIAAFATDGEVVLTEYLSAPPLRDIAANGPLAHTMPLLAQRGEQVPWVRVLADRTGASVEGVSAGGVARRAEVGGGNTFPVRRVKPGAWSQGNFQRAALTAWKRNAGDAAAATAELADLVGAEVVVVAGDTQARQMLAAQLPARWQDRIVHTDAGFRAAGTDNAALDDVTVQAIAEVATAHADAALDRFGMQEQIGNGLDAVVTALQRGQVENLLLVDDASSTEQLWVGSEPTEIAIGPEQLTALSVADPQPVRADAALVRALVGTDAGLTVLGPDEAPELPDGVGAILRYADASTPGRTDG; this is encoded by the coding sequence ATGGAGCTGTCCTTCCTGCGCCCGATCTACGCCCGACCCGGACCCTGGGCCTCGGTCTACCTGGATGCCTCACGCGACAGCCAGGACGCCCGGCCCGCACTGGACCTGCGCTGGCGCGCCCTGCGGGAGCGGCTGGCCGAGCAGCGGGCCGATCCGGCGACGGTCGCGGCACTCGACAGCGTGGTACGCGGACACGACCCGATGGCCGGCGACTACGGCATCGCCGCCTTCGCCACCGACGGGGAGGTGGTGCTCACCGAGTACCTGTCCGCCCCGCCGCTGAGGGACATCGCCGCCAACGGCCCGCTGGCCCACACCATGCCGCTGCTCGCCCAGCGTGGCGAACAGGTGCCCTGGGTACGCGTACTGGCCGACCGTACCGGCGCCAGTGTCGAGGGGGTCAGTGCCGGCGGGGTGGCCCGGCGCGCGGAGGTCGGCGGCGGCAACACCTTCCCGGTCCGCCGGGTCAAGCCCGGCGCCTGGTCGCAGGGGAACTTCCAACGGGCGGCGCTCACCGCGTGGAAGCGCAACGCCGGTGACGCGGCGGCGGCCACCGCCGAACTAGCCGACCTGGTCGGCGCCGAGGTTGTCGTGGTGGCCGGAGACACGCAGGCCCGGCAGATGCTCGCCGCCCAGTTGCCGGCCCGCTGGCAGGACCGGATAGTGCACACCGACGCGGGCTTCCGGGCCGCCGGCACCGACAACGCCGCGCTCGACGACGTGACCGTACAGGCCATCGCGGAGGTGGCGACCGCGCACGCCGACGCGGCCCTGGACAGGTTCGGCATGCAGGAGCAGATCGGCAACGGGCTGGACGCGGTGGTGACCGCGCTGCAACGCGGCCAGGTCGAGAACCTGCTACTGGTCGACGACGCGTCCTCTACCGAGCAGCTGTGGGTCGGCTCGGAGCCGACCGAGATCGCCATCGGTCCGGAGCAGCTCACCGCCCTGTCGGTGGCCGACCCGCAACCGGTACGGGCCGACGCGGCGCTGGTCCGGGCACTGGTCGGGACCGACGCCGGGCTGACCGTGCTCGGGCCGGACGAGGCGCCGGAGCTGCCCGACGGGGTGGGCGCGATCCTGCGGTACGCCGACGCCAGCACGCCGGGGCGCACCGATGGCTGA
- a CDS encoding thiamine pyrophosphate-requiring protein, whose product MAEPTRVVADLLVERLRAWHVPRVFGASGDGIEPIVAALHRAGGRPAFVQARHEETAGFMATGHAKYTGGVGVCLATQGPGAIHLLAGLYDAKLDGKPVVAIVGQQLDGPFGAAYREIELVRLFGDVCEFVRVADTAEQVPSLIDRAFRTAVATRSPTCVIVPQQLQAAAVPDLPPRADGVLSMAPGLPPARVVPHEADLNAAAQLLGAGRRVAILVGQGGYGAAEEIVALADRVGAGIAASLLGKPVLDERLPFHTGVMGELGSTASAQLLGGCDTLLLVGTNDPWTDYYPMPGQAATIQIDIDGRRLANRYPVDVPLVGDATETLRALLDRVPQRANREWRDTIEVAVDRWWGDATARADAPAQPMNPQHVLRELSPRLPWDSAVAVDVGSVTYWYARHVQLPPGVPAHLSSTFGSTGCALPYGVAAKLAAPDRPVVVLAGDGAMQLNGLAELVTVANRWAGWADPRFVVLVLNNRDQAGMSQTQLGSGQPATPEAQRLPDVPYAGWARLLGMHGLRIDRPEMIGAAWDEALAADRPTLIEAVVDASVPLSPPDRPFADLRGLLAERSADGGEVASRARAELIRERADGGDELT is encoded by the coding sequence ATGGCTGAGCCGACCCGGGTGGTGGCGGACCTGCTGGTCGAGCGGCTGCGGGCGTGGCACGTACCGCGCGTCTTCGGTGCCTCCGGGGACGGGATCGAGCCGATCGTCGCGGCGCTGCACCGGGCCGGCGGCCGTCCCGCCTTCGTCCAGGCGCGACACGAGGAGACGGCCGGATTCATGGCCACCGGCCACGCCAAGTACACCGGCGGGGTCGGCGTCTGCCTGGCCACCCAGGGGCCGGGAGCGATCCACCTGCTCGCCGGCCTGTACGACGCCAAGCTGGACGGCAAGCCGGTGGTGGCGATCGTCGGGCAGCAGCTGGACGGCCCGTTCGGTGCGGCGTACCGGGAGATCGAGCTGGTCCGGCTGTTCGGCGACGTGTGCGAGTTCGTCCGGGTGGCGGACACCGCCGAACAGGTGCCCTCGCTGATCGACCGGGCGTTCCGCACCGCGGTCGCCACCCGGAGTCCGACCTGTGTGATCGTGCCGCAGCAGTTGCAGGCGGCCGCCGTACCCGATCTGCCGCCCCGCGCGGACGGCGTGTTGTCGATGGCGCCGGGACTGCCCCCGGCCCGGGTGGTGCCGCACGAGGCGGACCTGAACGCGGCGGCGCAACTGCTCGGTGCCGGCCGACGGGTCGCGATCCTGGTCGGGCAGGGCGGCTACGGCGCGGCCGAGGAGATCGTCGCGCTGGCCGACCGGGTCGGCGCCGGCATCGCCGCCTCGCTGCTCGGCAAGCCGGTGCTGGACGAGCGGCTGCCGTTCCACACCGGGGTGATGGGGGAGTTGGGCAGCACCGCCAGCGCGCAACTGCTCGGCGGCTGCGACACCCTGCTGCTGGTCGGCACGAACGACCCGTGGACCGACTACTACCCGATGCCGGGTCAGGCGGCCACGATCCAGATCGATATCGACGGCCGTCGGCTGGCCAACCGCTACCCGGTCGACGTGCCGCTGGTCGGCGACGCCACCGAGACGCTGCGCGCCCTGCTGGACCGGGTGCCGCAGCGGGCGAACCGGGAGTGGCGGGACACCATCGAGGTCGCCGTCGACCGGTGGTGGGGCGATGCCACGGCCCGCGCCGACGCCCCGGCACAGCCGATGAACCCGCAGCACGTGCTGCGCGAGCTGTCGCCCCGGTTGCCCTGGGACAGCGCGGTCGCGGTGGACGTCGGCTCGGTGACCTACTGGTACGCCCGCCACGTGCAACTGCCACCGGGCGTGCCGGCCCACCTGTCCAGCACCTTCGGCTCGACCGGCTGCGCCCTGCCGTACGGCGTGGCGGCGAAGCTGGCCGCGCCGGACCGCCCGGTGGTGGTGCTCGCCGGGGACGGGGCGATGCAGCTCAACGGGCTGGCCGAGCTGGTCACGGTGGCGAACCGGTGGGCGGGCTGGGCCGATCCGCGGTTCGTCGTGCTGGTGCTGAACAACCGCGACCAGGCCGGGATGAGCCAGACCCAGCTCGGGTCCGGGCAGCCGGCCACGCCGGAGGCCCAGCGGCTGCCGGACGTCCCGTACGCGGGTTGGGCCCGGCTGCTCGGGATGCACGGGCTGCGCATCGACCGGCCGGAGATGATCGGCGCGGCCTGGGACGAGGCGCTCGCCGCCGACCGGCCCACCCTGATCGAGGCGGTGGTGGACGCCTCGGTGCCGCTGTCCCCGCCCGACCGGCCATTCGCCGACCTGCGCGGGTTGCTGGCCGAGCGGTCGGCCGACGGCGGCGAGGTGGCCAGCCGGGCGCGGGCCGAACTGATCCGGGAACGGGCCGACGGCGGCGACGAACTGACCTGA
- a CDS encoding SigB/SigF/SigG family RNA polymerase sigma factor, translating to MFGQITTGTGTSTGTGTGTGTTTAAPNERGLEDLDAAALAYAARIEGLPDERRQEARDDLVRFALPFAGRLARRYRGRGEPLEDLEQVARLGLVNAVDRYDPERGSFTAYAAITIVGEIKRHFRDRTWGVHVPRRLRDLILEVGQATAALTSELSRAPTVAELATRLETPQEEILAALESAAGYSPASLNAPVGGESSAEFGDLVGESDADLESVDDRVTVSGLLGRLPWRERRILAMRFYGNQTQAEIAARFGISQMHVSRLLSRALTWLRQAMLADAPAPWQAGGVDPDAPDTRLSVRQSGDRTVIAIGGELDRDTSDQLRRAVVEAVSSGQPTEVVVDLVDVGLLEPGGIAALIAGRDAAARSGVALRLTRAQPGVRHSLASAGLAPLHE from the coding sequence ATGTTCGGACAGATCACCACGGGCACAGGCACGAGCACAGGCACGGGCACGGGGACGGGTACGACCACGGCCGCGCCGAACGAGCGCGGGCTGGAGGACCTCGACGCGGCCGCTCTGGCGTACGCGGCCCGGATCGAGGGCCTGCCGGACGAGCGCCGGCAGGAGGCCCGCGACGACCTGGTCCGGTTCGCCCTGCCGTTCGCCGGTCGGCTGGCCCGCCGCTACCGGGGACGTGGCGAGCCGCTGGAGGACCTCGAACAGGTCGCCCGGCTCGGTCTGGTCAACGCCGTCGACCGGTACGACCCGGAACGCGGATCGTTCACGGCGTACGCCGCGATCACCATCGTCGGCGAGATCAAGCGGCACTTCCGGGACCGTACCTGGGGGGTGCACGTCCCCCGCCGGCTGCGCGACCTGATCCTGGAGGTCGGCCAGGCGACCGCCGCGCTCACCAGCGAACTGTCCCGGGCACCCACGGTGGCCGAACTGGCGACCCGGCTGGAGACCCCGCAGGAGGAGATCCTGGCGGCCCTCGAATCCGCCGCCGGCTACAGCCCGGCCTCGCTCAACGCCCCGGTCGGCGGGGAGAGTTCGGCCGAGTTCGGCGACCTGGTCGGGGAGTCCGACGCCGACCTGGAGTCGGTGGACGACCGGGTGACCGTGAGCGGTCTGCTCGGCCGGCTGCCCTGGCGGGAACGCCGCATCCTGGCCATGCGGTTCTACGGCAACCAGACCCAGGCCGAGATCGCCGCCCGGTTCGGCATCTCCCAGATGCACGTCTCCCGGCTGCTCTCCCGCGCGCTCACCTGGTTGCGTCAGGCCATGCTCGCCGACGCCCCGGCACCCTGGCAGGCCGGCGGGGTGGATCCGGACGCGCCGGACACCAGGCTCTCGGTCCGCCAGTCCGGGGACCGTACGGTCATCGCGATCGGCGGCGAACTCGACCGCGACACCAGCGACCAGTTGCGGCGGGCGGTGGTCGAGGCGGTCAGCAGCGGCCAGCCCACCGAGGTGGTGGTCGACCTGGTCGACGTGGGGCTGCTCGAACCCGGCGGGATCGCCGCGCTGATCGCCGGCCGGGACGCGGCCGCCCGCAGTGGCGTGGCCCTGAGGCTCACCCGGGCCCAGCCCGGCGTACGGCACTCGCTCGCCTCGGCCGGGCTGGCCCCGCTGCACGAATGA